The Chitinophagales bacterium genome includes a window with the following:
- a CDS encoding aminotransferase class I/II-fold pyridoxal phosphate-dependent enzyme, translating to MEPIIASTTFSYDDPEALMEVFSGEQKGFIYSRWSNPTIELAENKVAALEACGIRHADDTSLKLTARMFSSGMGAISTLFMSFLKMGDKVLAQENLYGGTAELLNKILAQQGIVPVLMDLKNLQRVEEMVKQDPKIKLLYIETPSNPTIDCYDIEALTAIAKSRKLNVAVDNTFASPYLQQPFRFGVDFVVHSTTKYMNGHGNSISGMLLYPENAAIDKSVFDYRKLLGSNSNAFDAWLLLQGVKTLEIRMQRHCGNAGKVAAFLQAHRKIARVNYAGLASHRDHLVARKQMRDFSGMLSFELKDGLEAGKKLMQSIRLCQLAVSLGTVDTIIQHPASMSHVGVAKTVREQYGITDGLVRLSVGLEDAADIINDLEQALEGI from the coding sequence ATGGAACCCATCATCGCCAGCACCACGTTTTCATACGATGATCCTGAAGCGTTGATGGAAGTATTTTCAGGAGAGCAGAAAGGATTTATCTATTCCCGCTGGAGCAATCCCACCATTGAACTGGCTGAAAATAAGGTTGCAGCGCTTGAAGCCTGCGGCATCCGACATGCAGACGACACGTCACTAAAACTGACGGCCCGGATGTTCAGTTCCGGTATGGGTGCGATCAGCACCCTGTTCATGTCGTTTCTGAAGATGGGTGACAAAGTGCTCGCACAGGAAAACCTCTATGGCGGCACAGCAGAGCTGCTCAACAAAATACTGGCACAACAAGGCATAGTGCCCGTGCTGATGGATTTAAAGAACCTGCAGCGAGTGGAAGAAATGGTGAAGCAGGATCCAAAGATTAAATTGCTGTACATCGAAACGCCTTCCAACCCTACCATCGATTGCTATGATATTGAAGCATTAACAGCAATTGCCAAAAGCAGGAAGTTGAATGTTGCAGTGGACAACACATTTGCATCGCCTTATCTGCAACAGCCGTTTCGGTTTGGTGTTGACTTCGTGGTGCATTCTACAACAAAATATATGAATGGCCATGGTAATTCCATCAGCGGGATGCTCCTCTACCCGGAAAATGCTGCCATAGATAAATCCGTCTTCGACTACCGGAAGCTGTTAGGATCCAACAGCAATGCATTTGATGCCTGGCTCTTACTACAGGGAGTGAAGACACTGGAAATACGCATGCAGCGGCATTGCGGGAATGCCGGTAAGGTTGCAGCATTCCTTCAGGCACACCGTAAAATCGCCAGAGTAAATTATGCCGGCCTGGCCTCACACCGTGATCATTTAGTAGCCAGAAAACAAATGCGTGATTTCAGCGGCATGCTTAGTTTCGAATTAAAAGACGGACTCGAAGCCGGAAAAAAACTCATGCAAAGCATCAGGCTTTGTCAACTCGCTGTTTCGCTTGGTACGGTAGATACCATCATTCAGCATCCTGCTTCCATGAGCCATGTTGGTGTAGCCAAAACGGTTCGCGAGCAATATGGTATCACCGACGGGTTAGTACGCTTGTCGGTTGGACTGGAAGATGCAGCGGACATTATCAATGACCTGGAACAGGCATTGGAAGGCATTTAG
- a CDS encoding DinB family protein: protein MKEMIRNYVAFNTWANERISGEIITLTDEQLLQEMKSSFKNISETMQHIWNAQNIWLERLKGNSPAQWPAVAFDGTKEALKAGLMASSHALEERAADYGKKQLREEISYKTLNGTEGRSSVYKILMHVVNHGTYHRGQLVTMLRQAGKTEILSTDLIAFFWQQDKQTAHKK from the coding sequence ATGAAAGAAATGATACGCAACTATGTGGCTTTCAATACCTGGGCGAATGAAAGAATCAGCGGTGAAATAATAACACTGACAGATGAACAGTTGCTGCAGGAAATGAAGAGCAGCTTCAAAAATATCAGCGAAACAATGCAGCATATCTGGAACGCACAGAATATCTGGCTGGAAAGGCTGAAAGGTAATTCGCCGGCACAATGGCCCGCTGTGGCATTTGATGGAACAAAGGAAGCGCTGAAAGCCGGTTTGATGGCTTCATCTCATGCACTGGAAGAAAGAGCAGCTGATTACGGCAAAAAACAACTGCGGGAGGAAATCAGCTATAAAACATTAAACGGTACCGAAGGCAGGTCGTCCGTTTACAAGATCCTGATGCATGTTGTTAACCATGGCACCTATCACCGTGGGCAGCTGGTAACCATGTTGAGGCAAGCCGGTAAAACAGAAATTCTGTCTACCGACCTGATTGCTTTTTTCTGGCAACAGGACAAGCAGACTGCACATAAAAAGTAA
- the ftcD gene encoding glutamate formimidoyltransferase, translated as MNQQLIECVPNFSEGQDLSIIKLITDEIESVAGVRLLDVDPGKATNRTVVTFVGTPDAVIEAAFLAIKKAGELIDMSKHTGEHPRMGATDVCPLIPIANISMEETAEYAKKLGARVGNETGIPVYLYEAAQDNPARKNLSVIRAGEYEGFFKKIKTAEWKPDFGPDELPVKSGATVIGARDFLVAYNVNLNTTSVRRANAIAFDVREAGRKVKNEKGEEVVQPGTLKAVKAIGWFIKEYGIAQVSINLTNINITPLHIAFDECVKSAAARGMRVTGSELVGLIPLKAMLDAGKYFLKKQKRSAGVAEEELIHIAVKSLGLDELAPFDPHKKIIEYLLRDDQQSRLVNMNLRAFANETASESPAPGGGSVAAYMGSLGISLASMVANLSSHKKGFDERWETFSGYAEKGQLIKDELLRLVDEDTAAFNRIMESFALAKNTDEEKKLRSAAIQDATKNAIEVPLRVMQCSSDAFEVIEAMVKTGNPNSVTDAGVGALAVRSAILGAYLNVKVNATGLKDEAMKAAFLKRADELKNKAVIKEKEIFSMVEDRIVN; from the coding sequence ATGAATCAACAACTCATTGAATGTGTACCGAACTTCAGCGAAGGACAAGACTTATCCATCATTAAACTGATCACTGATGAGATCGAAAGTGTAGCGGGTGTCCGCCTCCTCGATGTTGATCCGGGAAAAGCAACCAACAGAACGGTGGTAACTTTTGTGGGCACGCCTGATGCCGTTATAGAAGCCGCCTTTCTTGCCATAAAAAAAGCCGGTGAATTAATTGACATGAGCAAACATACAGGGGAGCATCCGAGAATGGGCGCTACGGATGTTTGTCCGTTGATTCCTATTGCCAATATCTCGATGGAAGAAACAGCTGAATATGCGAAAAAATTAGGCGCACGTGTTGGCAATGAAACCGGCATTCCTGTGTATTTATACGAAGCTGCGCAAGACAATCCTGCACGAAAAAATCTTTCTGTGATTCGCGCGGGCGAATACGAAGGCTTCTTCAAAAAAATCAAAACAGCAGAATGGAAACCTGATTTTGGTCCGGATGAATTGCCGGTGAAATCAGGTGCAACAGTAATTGGCGCCCGTGATTTCTTAGTGGCTTATAATGTGAATCTGAACACCACTTCTGTTCGCCGTGCGAATGCAATTGCGTTTGATGTGCGCGAAGCAGGCCGAAAAGTAAAAAATGAAAAAGGTGAAGAGGTCGTTCAGCCTGGAACCTTAAAAGCCGTGAAAGCGATTGGCTGGTTTATCAAAGAATATGGCATTGCACAGGTCAGTATCAATCTCACCAACATCAACATCACACCACTGCATATTGCTTTTGATGAATGCGTGAAAAGTGCAGCTGCAAGAGGAATGCGTGTAACAGGATCAGAACTGGTTGGATTGATTCCATTAAAGGCAATGCTGGATGCAGGAAAATATTTTCTGAAAAAACAAAAGCGCAGCGCCGGTGTTGCGGAAGAAGAATTGATACACATTGCCGTGAAATCATTGGGCCTGGATGAACTCGCGCCTTTCGATCCGCATAAAAAAATTATTGAGTACCTGTTGCGTGATGATCAGCAAAGCAGGCTGGTCAACATGAACCTGCGCGCGTTTGCCAATGAAACGGCAAGCGAGTCACCTGCACCGGGCGGTGGTTCCGTGGCAGCTTATATGGGTTCATTGGGCATCTCCCTGGCTAGTATGGTCGCCAATCTCTCCTCCCATAAAAAAGGGTTTGATGAGCGCTGGGAAACATTTTCAGGTTATGCAGAGAAAGGTCAGTTGATAAAAGACGAATTGTTGAGATTGGTGGATGAAGATACCGCCGCTTTCAACCGTATCATGGAAAGTTTTGCACTGGCAAAAAACACGGATGAGGAAAAAAAGCTTCGCAGCGCAGCCATCCAGGATGCCACAAAAAATGCTATTGAAGTTCCATTGCGCGTGATGCAGTGTTCATCTGATGCTTTTGAAGTTATTGAAGCCATGGTAAAAACCGGCAACCCCAATTCTGTAACGGATGCCGGTGTAGGTGCACTGGCAGTGCGCAGCGCTATACTGGGCGCTTACCTGAATGTGAAGGTGAATGCTACGGGACTGAAAGATGAAGCCATGAAAGCAGCCTTCTTAAAGCGGGCGGATGAATTAAAAAATAAAGCTGTGATAAAGGAAAAGGAAATATTCAGCATGGTGGAGGATAGAATAGTCAATTAA
- a CDS encoding DoxX family protein yields the protein MPKNFLSKTYPDLGLLIIRIGIGATMFQYGWPKITGGADIWQDLGNNMKVTGITFLPVFWGFCAAIAETLGALLFAAGLFFRPAVLLLWFTMLIAVLANMQDSTSFNNWAHPAELGVVFFGLMFTGAGKYVLKFG from the coding sequence ATGCCGAAAAATTTTTTATCTAAAACATATCCTGATCTCGGTTTACTGATCATCCGCATTGGGATTGGCGCCACGATGTTTCAATATGGCTGGCCGAAGATTACCGGCGGCGCAGATATATGGCAGGATCTCGGGAATAATATGAAGGTAACCGGCATTACCTTCCTGCCGGTATTTTGGGGCTTTTGTGCTGCAATCGCGGAAACACTTGGAGCTTTGCTTTTTGCAGCCGGACTTTTTTTCCGGCCCGCTGTTTTACTGTTGTGGTTCACCATGCTGATCGCAGTTTTAGCCAACATGCAGGACAGCACCTCCTTTAACAATTGGGCACACCCTGCAGAACTTGGCGTCGTATTCTTTGGTTTGATGTTCACCGGTGCAGGGAAATATGTCCTGAAGTTCGGATAA
- the hutI gene encoding imidazolonepropionase translates to MMNVLIKNIKSLAGIRDAGVQHVSGNELKKLPSVEDAYLLIREGRIAAFGAMEHMQQSVNEQDLSSAAPIDAGGRLVLPCFCDSHTHLVFADTRENEFLYKIQGLTYEEIAAKGGGILNSARKLLKMPEDLLLEKAMRRIEEIKQQGTGAVEIKSGYGLSYDGELKMLRVIQQLKTISPIPVKATFLGAHAIPAEFKTNREGYLQLLIEQLLPKIADEGLADYCDVFCDKGFFTPEETDRVLLAGWKYGLKPKIHANQLAISGGVQAGVRNNAISVDHLESMGDEEIECLRKSNTIPTMLPSAAFFLRMQYPPARQMIEAGLPVTLATDYNPGSSPSGRMSFVISLACIQMKMTPEEAINAATINGAAAMELSHETGSITIGKKANLIITKPVNSIANIPYSFGNDVIEQVIIS, encoded by the coding sequence GTGATGAATGTACTGATAAAAAATATTAAGTCGCTGGCAGGAATCAGGGACGCCGGTGTTCAGCACGTCAGCGGAAATGAACTGAAGAAACTTCCGTCGGTTGAAGATGCATACCTGCTCATCCGCGAAGGCAGGATTGCTGCTTTCGGTGCGATGGAGCATATGCAGCAGTCCGTTAATGAACAAGATTTATCCAGTGCTGCACCTATTGATGCAGGCGGCAGGCTCGTACTACCCTGCTTCTGCGATTCGCATACTCATCTTGTTTTTGCTGATACTCGCGAGAATGAATTTCTATACAAGATCCAGGGGCTTACCTATGAAGAAATTGCCGCGAAAGGCGGAGGCATCCTGAATTCTGCCAGGAAGCTGCTTAAAATGCCGGAAGATTTACTGCTGGAAAAAGCGATGCGCCGTATCGAAGAGATAAAGCAGCAGGGAACCGGCGCCGTAGAGATCAAAAGCGGCTACGGATTGAGTTATGATGGTGAGTTGAAAATGCTGCGCGTGATTCAGCAATTAAAAACAATTTCACCTATTCCTGTGAAGGCCACTTTTTTAGGGGCACATGCCATTCCTGCTGAATTCAAAACCAATCGTGAAGGCTATTTGCAATTATTGATTGAACAGCTGCTTCCCAAAATTGCAGATGAAGGGCTTGCAGATTATTGCGATGTGTTTTGCGATAAAGGGTTTTTTACCCCTGAAGAAACGGACCGCGTTTTACTGGCCGGATGGAAATACGGATTGAAACCAAAAATTCACGCGAATCAACTGGCAATTTCCGGTGGTGTGCAGGCCGGTGTACGGAACAATGCAATTTCTGTTGATCACCTGGAAAGCATGGGCGATGAAGAAATTGAATGCCTCCGCAAATCGAATACAATTCCAACCATGCTTCCCTCTGCCGCCTTTTTTCTGCGTATGCAATATCCTCCTGCACGGCAGATGATTGAAGCCGGCTTGCCGGTTACACTGGCTACCGACTACAATCCGGGCTCCTCTCCTTCCGGTAGAATGAGTTTTGTGATTTCCTTGGCGTGCATTCAAATGAAGATGACTCCTGAAGAAGCGATCAATGCTGCTACTATAAATGGTGCAGCTGCGATGGAATTGAGTCATGAAACCGGTTCGATAACCATTGGAAAAAAAGCAAACCTTATCATCACGAAACCTGTAAATTCCATTGCAAATATCCCATACAGTTTTGGAAACGATGTGATTGAGCAGGTAATTATTTCGTAA
- the aroC gene encoding chorismate synthase, with the protein MAGNTIGTIFRVTTYGESHGTGIGAVIDGCPAGLEISVEKIQHDLDRRRPGQSFITTQRKESDIVQLLSGIFEGRTTGTPIALFIPNEDQRSKDYDHIEAAFRPSHADYTYQVKYGRRDHRGGGRSSARTTASVVAAGAIAKQLAAHDKIQIAAFVTQVGAIRLSHVNFNAVKDLAALVAVAENNIVRCPHQPTAENMIELIDQVRLEGDTVGGVITCVIKNCPVGLGEPLFDKLQADLAKAMFSINAVHGFEYGSGFEGSSKLGSENNDAFFSDGDTILTRTNYSGGIQGGIANGMDIYFRVAFKPVATIVKAQESVNMKGEPVTVKGRGRHDPCVLPRAVPIVEAMAAIMVADQLLRNRSSKV; encoded by the coding sequence ATGGCAGGAAATACAATAGGCACCATATTCCGGGTAACAACTTATGGTGAATCACATGGAACCGGCATCGGTGCAGTGATTGACGGATGCCCGGCAGGATTGGAAATTTCAGTGGAGAAAATTCAGCACGACCTTGACCGGCGCAGGCCCGGGCAATCGTTCATCACCACGCAGCGCAAGGAAAGTGATATTGTTCAATTGTTGTCGGGCATTTTTGAGGGAAGAACAACCGGAACTCCCATCGCACTGTTTATTCCCAATGAAGATCAGCGATCTAAAGACTATGATCATATTGAAGCGGCCTTTCGTCCGTCACATGCCGATTACACTTACCAGGTTAAATACGGACGGCGTGATCACCGCGGCGGAGGAAGATCATCAGCCAGAACCACGGCATCTGTTGTAGCTGCCGGAGCCATTGCAAAACAACTGGCCGCCCATGATAAAATACAGATAGCGGCATTCGTCACGCAAGTTGGAGCCATCAGGTTATCGCACGTTAATTTCAATGCAGTGAAAGACCTGGCAGCACTCGTTGCGGTAGCAGAAAATAACATTGTTCGTTGCCCGCATCAGCCAACCGCTGAAAATATGATTGAGCTGATTGACCAGGTAAGGCTGGAAGGTGATACGGTGGGTGGTGTGATTACCTGTGTCATCAAAAATTGTCCGGTCGGATTGGGTGAGCCCTTGTTTGATAAGCTGCAGGCCGATTTGGCAAAGGCGATGTTTTCTATCAACGCCGTGCATGGTTTTGAATATGGAAGCGGATTTGAAGGATCTTCCAAACTGGGTTCAGAGAATAATGATGCTTTTTTTTCAGACGGAGATACAATTTTAACCCGAACCAATTATTCCGGCGGCATACAAGGCGGCATTGCCAATGGTATGGATATATATTTCCGCGTTGCATTTAAACCTGTTGCTACTATCGTGAAAGCGCAGGAATCTGTGAATATGAAAGGTGAACCGGTTACGGTGAAAGGCCGTGGCCGGCATGATCCATGTGTTCTTCCGCGTGCAGTTCCTATAGTAGAAGCGATGGCAGCCATCATGGTGGCCGACCAATTGCTGAGAAACCGGTCGTCAAAGGTTTGA
- a CDS encoding T9SS type A sorting domain-containing protein — translation MQLNFLIASFLFSCITAYGQYAIDQSITVKDPAGNAMQYPWAGGFNNAQFSTVDLNNDGINDLFVFDRTGNTIYTFINHGTPNTINFSYNPEYKVHFPALENWALLLDYNCDGIADIFTHTHNPATGIRVFNGSYDANNVIQFQLADDLLEYPFNSFQVNLFVSAVDIPAIVDVNHDGDVDILTFQQNGGYAIYYENRSQENGHGCSDLDYEPVDQCWGDFFESGFVRADSLNVPCPFMTGGEQQKDDIRELRHTGSTLLAFDNDGDNDVELITGDISFSNIVYLHNGGTPADANINSLDTLFPSYNISADVYTFPAAFYTDVNNDGLRDLLVTPNNQQGTENYNCAWYYQNKGNSTTAEFDFQAKNFMVSDMIDVGEGACPVFFDADNDGLKDIIVGNYGYFDLSAPGIYDGQLAYYRNTGTATAPAFQLITVNYADVLSLAVKSVCPTFGDLDGDGDADMITGRDDGTLLYFRNIAASGTAADFVFMAQNYAGIDVGNFSTPQLVDVNHDGLPDLLIGERDGNLNYYRNTGTAANPVFATGDNFFGEVDVRQPGYTTGYSAPFLVQLSPGDPYTLFVGCERGFIFQYGNIDNNLDGVFTKMDSTYADIYQGLRSTVSGADADDDGKIELLVGNYRGGVTYYNQAPEVAVPFAPVNVVLQLFPNPAAQSVSLIVPPALNRAGFNLTLVNNLGESVLTRHVENAGRSVSLDVAGLPPGVYFARISADKNNFVGKLLISH, via the coding sequence ATGCAGTTAAATTTTCTTATTGCTTCATTCCTGTTTTCCTGTATTACCGCGTACGGGCAATATGCGATAGACCAGAGTATTACAGTGAAGGATCCGGCAGGTAATGCCATGCAATATCCGTGGGCGGGCGGTTTCAACAATGCTCAGTTTTCAACCGTTGACCTGAACAATGACGGCATCAATGACCTTTTTGTTTTCGATCGTACGGGAAACACCATCTACACTTTCATCAATCATGGAACACCTAACACCATAAATTTCAGCTACAACCCTGAATACAAAGTGCATTTCCCTGCGCTGGAAAACTGGGCGCTGCTGCTGGATTACAATTGCGATGGCATTGCGGATATTTTCACCCATACGCATAACCCTGCCACAGGCATACGTGTTTTCAACGGATCATATGATGCAAATAATGTGATTCAGTTTCAGCTGGCAGACGACCTTTTGGAATACCCTTTTAACTCATTCCAGGTAAACCTGTTTGTCAGCGCCGTGGATATACCCGCCATCGTGGATGTAAATCATGATGGTGATGTCGATATTCTCACCTTTCAGCAAAACGGCGGCTATGCTATTTATTATGAAAACAGGTCGCAGGAGAACGGACATGGCTGCAGCGATTTAGACTATGAGCCGGTTGATCAGTGCTGGGGAGATTTTTTTGAAAGTGGCTTTGTGCGGGCTGATTCGCTAAATGTCCCCTGCCCGTTTATGACGGGTGGTGAACAGCAAAAGGATGACATTCGGGAGCTTCGGCACACCGGTTCCACTTTGCTGGCATTTGATAACGATGGTGACAATGATGTGGAATTGATTACCGGCGATATCTCCTTCTCGAATATCGTTTACCTGCACAACGGAGGTACACCAGCTGATGCCAACATCAACAGCCTTGACACGCTGTTTCCATCCTATAACATCAGTGCTGATGTATATACTTTCCCTGCTGCATTCTATACCGATGTGAATAATGATGGATTAAGGGACCTGTTAGTGACACCGAATAATCAGCAGGGTACCGAAAATTATAACTGTGCCTGGTATTATCAGAATAAAGGAAACAGTACTACTGCTGAGTTTGATTTCCAGGCAAAAAATTTTATGGTATCAGACATGATTGATGTAGGTGAGGGAGCCTGCCCTGTTTTTTTTGATGCTGATAATGACGGGCTGAAAGATATTATTGTGGGCAACTATGGTTATTTCGACCTGAGCGCTCCGGGCATTTACGACGGGCAACTGGCTTACTATCGAAACACGGGCACAGCCACAGCACCTGCCTTTCAGTTGATTACGGTTAATTATGCAGATGTTCTCTCACTGGCCGTGAAGTCTGTCTGTCCTACCTTTGGCGACCTGGATGGCGACGGAGATGCCGATATGATTACGGGAAGAGATGATGGCACCTTATTGTATTTCAGGAATATCGCAGCATCCGGTACAGCGGCAGATTTTGTTTTTATGGCGCAGAATTACGCAGGCATTGACGTGGGCAATTTCAGTACACCTCAGCTCGTGGATGTCAATCATGATGGGTTGCCTGACCTCTTGATTGGGGAACGGGATGGCAACCTGAACTATTACCGGAATACCGGCACTGCAGCAAATCCTGTTTTCGCAACCGGCGATAATTTTTTCGGTGAAGTGGATGTCCGTCAGCCCGGATACACGACAGGATACAGTGCACCATTTCTTGTGCAGCTTTCACCCGGCGATCCTTATACCTTGTTTGTTGGCTGTGAACGGGGATTCATTTTTCAATATGGAAATATTGATAATAACCTGGATGGAGTTTTTACGAAGATGGATTCAACGTATGCAGATATTTACCAGGGACTCCGTTCCACTGTTTCAGGCGCTGATGCGGATGATGATGGAAAAATCGAGCTGCTGGTGGGTAATTACCGAGGTGGCGTAACATATTATAACCAGGCACCAGAGGTTGCAGTGCCATTTGCGCCGGTGAATGTTGTCTTGCAACTTTTCCCCAATCCTGCAGCGCAGTCTGTTAGTCTTATTGTGCCTCCGGCGCTTAATCGTGCGGGATTTAACCTAACGCTGGTGAATAACCTGGGGGAATCAGTGCTGACACGCCACGTTGAAAATGCAGGAAGGTCAGTTTCACTGGATGTTGCAGGATTGCCGCCCGGAGTTTATTTTGCCCGGATCAGTGCGGATAAAAACAACTTTGTGGGTAAACTTCTGATCAGTCACTGA